A window from Falco naumanni isolate bFalNau1 chromosome 3, bFalNau1.pat, whole genome shotgun sequence encodes these proteins:
- the LOC121085444 gene encoding small vasohibin-binding protein, whose translation MEPSGGGRKERPKPREPAARLEKAKQKSAQQELKQRQRAEIYALNRVMTELEQQQFDSFCKQMQASGE comes from the exons ATGGAGCCGAGTGGGGGGGGGCGGAAGGAGCGGCCAAAGCCCCGGGAGCCGGCGGCTCGCCTGGAGAAGGCCAAGCAGAAATCGgcccagcaggagctgaagcagaggcagagggCTGAG ATCTACGCCCTCAACCGAGTGAtgacagagctggagcagcagcagtttgaCTCCTTCTGCAAGCAGATGCAGGCCTCCGGCGAGTGA